Below is a genomic region from Castanea sativa cultivar Marrone di Chiusa Pesio chromosome 2, ASM4071231v1.
TCGTGTGATGCACGacttaatcaaaatttatatgtaaataatttttttatgaatttacttaaaataaataataaaaacaaatgaatattttacttttaaattatataatgaaTGCATGTTGTGTGAAATTAAAGTATcataaaatgcatatatatatatatatatatatatatatatatatatatatatatatatatatatatataattgaatggaAGATGGTGGAGGtacctaaaatatatatatatatatatatatatatatatataaattgaatgGAAGATGGTGGAGGtacctaaaatatatatatatatatatatatatatatatatatatatatatatatatatgtaagtgcacaatcgTACTTGGACCCAAAAGAgaatgttgggctcaggcccaatgagccttatacaatgtaatttgtagagtatgggtttgaaatctaggttcgggatgttggaggTTTGATTAGCAAGCTAGAATGTTACAATCTGTGCAAGTggtaaacgaatatgacaaatagatctcctcggacgtaagtcgaggacgatttgtataaatattctctttctaggccagagtttacaattcttagttcttcttTCAGTTTTCGAGCACTCCCTCCTCTatttcctctctcgtctccttatatacttcttcctcttcactgTTCACCCACGTGTCATATAAATCTTtctcttagatacttgtcccatccaccaccttctttgAAATCCTTAAATAACAGCAGCCAGGTTCCATTttattgttcagaggtcattttccaTTAATacggtcagggaggtagatgcagggtctttaatgtggaggcagctGCTTTTTccctagatatttctatcacatccttgcgtctagagggtgcttggatcaccctcttacccatcagttttttcagaattctgcctttaaccttcttggcaagtcccagggtcattgccgggccagtccgaggagacattccacCTCGGATAACTCCTCGGCCATTTATAGTGCATACTGACTTGTAGGCCTGGAGGCcttaaccaaaaacaaactgatacctgtcaataaagcccaaagcccaaatgtttattcgggaatttttacccccccacaatagcccctcaaaactttatttttccctcccattcgaggagaaagatagagttttgaaccaaacagTACATATTCCACACGCTTTGTAGACCGCCACATGTGTGTGGGTCTTTTCGTTCCCTGAAAATGCCTTCTGACACTTCGAAACCcggaacgcgcgcatttatggcCGCAAGTTACATCCTATTACCCATGTTCGACGGtaagatgaacatccaacggtacAGGTTGGCCCTGAGATTTTGAGCGGGACAAAttcaatttcgaggccgcctcctaCACGTCAAAACGCTTGgaaacccgcgccttcattcaCTTCTGCAGAAATCAATCGTATCAAAGTATCAATcatcaccttttctctccagaaattTGTGGAGAACCGCATAACCAACTCCAGtaagtttttgcttttctttattCCTTCCTTCTCGGATTCTATCCTCAGCTCCCCTCtaaacttctttcttctttaaactcGCATTTTCGCTTctcttagatgggtagatttaagtgccTGGTTGATACCGACGCCGGTATGGAAGGGTTTAGAGCCAAGTACCATATTCCCAACGATGAAGGTCTAAAGTATTGCCCAATAGAAGCCATAGGCGACGCTAGGAAAACGGGAGAAGTCATCATTCcaatgattgccttcatagaaggtggatTGACTCTCCCTATGAGAAATGTGACCAGGGAATACCTTTGCAGCCAcaggttatgcccagaccagtgcgcacccaacgtgtttagggtcttaggtagtgtagacgctctgaacgagcaaatgggcctaaacctcacatggcacgacgttgcctttatgtacgagtgccacaaACTTAAAAACGTAGGATATTACATCAAATCACGGTCCAGCATAGTCAGGCTGATCTCCTGTCTGCctaaatccaacaagggcatgaaggacgactacctcatcgcctcagggaACTGGCAtgacggccctcactgcccagtcgtatggggagatctaggtgtgactccttaggagcTAAATTCCTTAACCGGTGATTCGATCCCATCGCCTTTATTGCTTTAATCCTTATTGCACATTATTACTTCTAGTCTTCACTTTTATCACtgatctgaccatgtttgtccTTTCGAATGTCTCttcttgcagataaacaacacgtacgcccACGCCTGAGCTTCTGCAACGTTGCCGACTCAAATCGCGTCCTCCATTCAGAAGTCTTCGTGAGTGAAGATTTATAAGTGAGAGTAGCACatttgatattaggatacgatcctataTCATCGGACTTTCAAGAGATAGAAAACGCAATTATCGCGGGGGATAAGCGACATAGAAGGATAAACGTTGCACGACCAGGCTTCCTCTCCGACCACGATCTTCCCGACGATCCCACCATCATTCTATACACACGCCCAATTGCAGCAATTCCCCTCTCAGCGCACTCCCAGACAACTTCCGTCCCAGAAGAGCAAGCGTCCTCGCCAcactcgttggacgaggagatagaacagtttcaactcgaggacgtcAAAAGGCCTCGAGAAAACCCGTTTATCATTCTCTCGGACGAGGAGGACGAGCCCACCGAGACTTCGGGGATAGAAGGTTTGATAGTCGCTTGCGCTGACTCtagctccgaagaagaagagatggacgtcTTGAAGGGACTAATGCAAAAGAGGGGCGAGAGAGTCTCCAAAAAGGGGGCAGGTGGGTCGCAGGTCCCTCCGTCCTTGCCTCCACCCCCTCCTCCGTCCGATCTGAAGCCTCTTGTTACGGAGACtaggaagaaaaggaagggtgaggaggaggaggttgATGGGGAGCGACAGAAGAAACagaaacaacaataacaacagcCCCAGCAACAAAGACCTGACAAGGGCAAGGGACATGCCTCGTCAGtggaaagtggggagatcagagacgttGCCGAGGTGTGCCGTGCACAggctaactggtctcccgagcttaaGTTGGACGGGGCACCAATCCCTTGCCAGTCCAACATTAGGATGTTCCAACatggccatgccctccacctggccgatgccttGGAACGTCCTCTCCTGCTGCCCAGGGACATGGAGGCCCTAGATAAGATGACTCAGTCCCAGctgttcctttcgctaaaaatGGACTTGGGCTTGGTAAGTATTTAAATCTTATCTTCATCTTTTTGTAGAAGACCTTTTTATacgtttgatattttgatatctTGTCACAGGCCGTCTAGGAAGTCTTTGttgccgagaagtgggtggaggattctcggaagaaggctggGCTTGAACTGGAGCTTTGgctggagaccgagaagtccccTAGGTCAGGCCCTTGCCCAAAATGAGAAGCTCACCACACAGCTGGTGGAGCTAAAAAGGGAAAgggacggtgccgaggccagcttgaagacgatgcaGACCTAGGTGGAGGGGCAatgcaagcttcttcgtcagaAGGATGAAGAGTTATCCAAAGCTCAGCAGGATCACTTCAACTTGAAGAAAGAGTTTGCCAAGATGAAGGACGAGGCCCGCACCTTCAAGGACTcgctggaggccgcgaagaaggctgcttacaaggaaggggtagcggCGACAAaagaacagctgacagaggagttcgccacgctgtgccgagaatactgccAGCAAGTTTGGGGGGAAGCCTTGaatgtagcaggggttccttcaactgccgagctgaggaagcccgagaacatttggcttcccctagacatacaggagatagaagagctTCCTCCTGTTGCCCTTACTCCTGAGACAGCTTCTTCCATGCCCCCTCCTGTGATCCCAGAGCCCGTTCCTGCTCCTACAAAACCTACgagttccaacaaagagaaggaacagggtgaaGGTGCTGAGAAGGTCATGGGCCAAAGCTCCGGGGCTATCGTCCCTCCACCAGTGCcaacaaacaaaggaaaacaagccCAATCCTCTTTTGAGATGGAGCTGAAGAGCACTGAAGCGACCGGCACTTCCAAGCGGGACCCTCTTTCAAAAGCTTAAGGCCGAGCCTAGGACTTTTCCCCccctattttttttgttatgtaacaAAGACTTTCTTTGTAATATATATCAGAAGCAATTAATGAAAGACTGTCTTGTTTAATCTTCATTTGACTTGTACTTTTTTTGCTATAAGATTTCTCATCagcacaaacaaaaaagaatgagTGGAACAACCAACTCCGCTTTCAATATTTGAACCATCATAACTTTAAATAACAGTACACATGCTTAGCTTATATCTTACAAATTATGCCTCAAGAATATAACATGTGAGACACACTGAGGCACAACTAAAAACCTGACTTAGAATCCAAGGACTtgacataaataaaatttggctTAATGATAAGTACGATGTCAATTTGTACAAGGTAGATGGGCCGAGAGCAATACATATCCACATTCCCACttgatacttagaatttgtaacctaaaaatgttaatttcaacaaagtagaaggtccatggacccggtataactaaggttctgtttaacaaatgataagacatcaatttccacaaggtatgtggtctgaggaccatgcatcaccaagtttctgtttgatacttaaaaattgtaacttaagatgttaattttcccaaagtagaaggtctatggacccggcataactaaggttctgtttaacaaatgataagacatcaatttccacaaggtatgtggtccgaagaccatgcatcaccaagtttctgtttgatacttaaaaattgtaacttaagatgttaattttcccaaagtagaaggtctgtggacccggcataactaaggttctatttaacaaatgataagacatcaatttccacaaggtatgtggtccgaggaccatgcatcaccaagtttctgtttgatacttaaaaattgtaagaaaaaaacccaagtacatattgataatttgacCAACGAACGAcaaaagtgctttttattagtaataataccttcgaaggttgtttacattccaggggcgttgtacaattttttcatctagatcagctagtcgatatgaccctatgcctgctacagagatgatccggtagggtccttcccaatttggtcctagctttccccaagctgggtttttgGCGGTACCCACAACCTTTCTTAACACCAGATCCCCTGGtgctagtggccttagcctcacatgggcatcatgctcgcgtttaagcttctgctgataataagccatttggaccatagcggcctctcgccgttcctcaccCAGATCCAGGCTCTTCTCTAGGAGGTTGTTGTTATtttctggactaaaagaactcgtccttagtgtggggaaaccagattctaaaggtatcactgcctcggccccataagtcatagagaatggtgtttctccagtggatctgcacggagtagttcgatacgtccataaaacatgtggtagctcctctacccatctacccttcgcgtcatccagcctcttcttaagtccctTATCATCTTGTCTATACCATCACAAACTTTGTTAGGGAGGGCATGACATTGCATGTAATAATCCGCAATAGGTGCAGCAGATGTTTTAGCCAAAACAAGTTTCCCAGCTCTTGAAAGAAGCTTGGTTTTCCAACCAGAGAGTTTGCTTTGAATTTTCTCcatgacaaaattgaaagtaTTGCCCACTTTGCCTTCGTGTAAGATAGGGAATCCCAAGTATTTACCTAGGTTGGTGGTTGCATGGATGCCCAATCTTCTACAAAcaattctctttcttctcctaGTAACATTCagagagaagaaaattttggattttccATGGTTCACGTTCTGCCCTGCCAAGTTGCAGAAATTGTTTAATACCTCAAGGATTGCTTCACAATTCATAGTATTTGCCTTAGCAAACAACATGAGGTCATCTGCAAAGAAAACATGCGAAAACTTGGGCCATTCCTAGAAGCTCTGACCTTATCCCATCTCTTATCTTCACACATCTTAGTGATTTAGGCACCTAAGAATTCCATGCACAACAGGAATAGGTAAGGGGAAATAGGATCGCCTTGGCGGATTCCTCTCGAGGGTTGGAAAGGTTCAAGTTTACTCCCATTGAAGAGGAGAGAGGATGAAGTTGTAGAGACACAACTCATAATTAACTTGGTGACATTCTCCGGAAAACCAAAGTGTTCAAGAATCATTTTAATGAAACTTTACTCAAGGCGGTCATAAGCCTTTTCAAGGTCTATCTTCACCACCATGTATCCATCCTTATTCTTTCTCTTCCTAAGGGAATATATGAGCTCTTGGGAAATTATGACATTATCTGAACCTCTCCTCCCTTCAAGAAGGCAGCTTGCATAGGGGAGATAAGGGAGGGCAGAAGGGGTCTCAATCTCTTGACAAGaatttttgaaacaattttgTACACAGTGTTACATAGACTTATGGGTCTATAATGACTAACAGTCTTAGGGCTAAGCTGTTTTGGGATAAGAGCAATTAAAGTTTGATTGAGGTATTCTAGGACTTTTTGATTTGCAAAGATCTCTTTCACCTCTCTCCTAACCGACTCACCCACCAATAGCCAGAATCTCTGAAAAAATCTTGCATGCATCCCATCACTACCCGGAGCTTTATATAGCTTCATAGACTTAAGGGCAGTTTAGATCTCTAAGTCTGAAGGCATGTGGGCCATATTTATTGCTTCTTCTTCGCTTAGCTTCCCACACCAATCAGACTCCCATGGCTGGTTCAGAGGGTAGGTGGTTTGATCAGTTTGATAaagctttttaaaatttgagatgAAGATCTCCTTAACTTCCTCAACATTATGCACCCATTCACCCTCATCATTTTGAATGCTGGTAATCCTGTTTTTGCTTCTTCTGGTCATAGTAGACATGTGGAAGTAGGCCGTGTTTCTTTCCCCAAAAATGGTCCAATTGGTTCTAGACTTCATGGCCCAaatttcttcctcaagttgAAGTATGAGGTTATACTCCTTAGACAGCAGGTCTTGAAGGTTAATCAGAAAGTTATTGGGATTGTTGGCAAGAGCTCTTTGAGTGCCCAGCAATCTAGCCAATAATTGTTTCTTCTTAGCAAACACATTTCCAAACACTTCCTTATTCCACCGTTGGGCTCTAGAggtgaagtttttgatagcACCATCCATGTCTGAATCCTTACCTGCCCAGGCCTCCCTCACAATGGCAGGAAAGTCAGCGTGGCTAAGCTAAATAGATTGAAACCTAAAGGGCATATTAGATGCATTACCCATGTTGGGACATAAATTAAGGAGGAGAGGGCAATGGTCTAAATTTACTCTAGCCAGGTGGGTGACATTTGCTTCTGGGAATAGAGCCTTCCATTATGGGTTGGCCCAACATCTATCCAACCTACATTGAATTAAACCCCCTAATTCCCTTTTGTTGGACCAGGTGAATTTTGGCCCAGAGAAACCCAAATCCATCATGTGGCAATCATTCATGCAGTCTTGGATAGCCCTCACCCTTCTTTGGCAAATAGGATTACCCCCAAGCTTCTCTTCTTCACTAATTACCTTATTAAAGTCTCCCATTAGAGTCCAGGGTAAGTCATGGAGATTAGCTAACAATTTAAGATTTTCCCATAGCATACATCTTTTAGCCAACCTAGGACTAGCATATATAAGACTAATAAGCCAGTTAGAGGTTTGGGATCTTACCCGGATGATGGCATGAATTTCCTGTTCTGTTGCAGCCAAAACATCCACCTGCACTAGGTCTGGGCGCCACAGCAACCAGCTACCTCCTGCAAAGCCAATAGTATCAGCCATAGCAGCTCCTTCAAAAGGCAAAGTCTCAATGATTTCCTCGGCTCTAGCTCCACTAAGCCTTGTTTCAGTAATCACCATAATAATTGGTGAGTGCCATTCTACCAAGTCCATCACTGTTTTCCTGAATTGGGGTTTCATTGCACCCCTGCAATTCCATATCaatatattcataattttatatgGGGTTATGGACGAATTGAAGTGCACTCTAGAGGAGCAATCCTCCGTGTCCCTCAATCTCCATGCCTCCATCAGCACAGACCCCACCTCCAGCATCTCTCGAAATAGAGTTGTTGAGTTGTTAAAGAGCAATCAATgactcgaaaaaaaaaatttgtaatgaGCAAGAAATATTATCTGGGGACTATTTATTATTACAACTaaccactttttattttattttattttatgggatAATGCCTATTTTCTTGATTGTGGAACCTTGTTCtctagagttttttttattttttattttttatataattattatctGAATGTGCTGTAATTTTTCTGAAAAAGTTGGCATCAAGTTTTCATTTATCATGGCCTcaatcaaaacacaaattaaaatatagtttttaatgTTCTCACTTGTGTGATGTGATATATTCAACTTATCATTCTTATTTTCCACTATCACATATAAAATGTCAATGTTAGATTCTTGATCCTTAATCTAAACGTTTTGTTACAAGTTGTTAGTGTTATATAACTTATATTGACAAATTCCATGATATAAGTGTCAACGAGAGTTGTGTTTAATTTGATACAAGTTGTTAGTGTTATATAACCTATATTGATAAATTCCAAGAGCCTATATAAGCGTCAACGAGGGTTGTTGTGCATGTAATTTAGGTAAAAGTACATGTAATGAGCTGCTTGAACATGTTGAAGATCTAGAAACTTGCTCAAGCAATTATTAAAGTCAGTCAGAACTTAATTCGCAAGCTAGATTATGGGAACCAACAATCCTAGTTTACTCGAAGACTAATTGAATCTCAACTTTCACCTAGGAAAAGTCTCTAACTTGCGTAATTATTGACGAATATCAAGTGGAGATTGTCTAGATGAGAGACAATCTTAACCACATTCAAGTCAAGAATGAGAGCAAGGGCAAGACCCCGTCGTCATACGTGATTCATTAAAGATGCAAATAAATGCACTCAGGACAGCTGATAAGCAATGAGTGCGCCGGAACAGTTACAAGAGCAATGATGACCCAATGTTCATCCATTACATCTTACATGGAATCATCATTGTCAATTAATGCTACGTTTCTCTTAGGAGAAAAAGGCTCAGAGTAGCATTAACATACATAACTGCACCAACCCAAGGCAAACTATAAAATGGAGGATAGAACTCAAGTAAAGACACTTGAAAATCTAGAGATACACTTGTGAGAGAATTTGTTGAAAGCCATTTAGCTGACGTTGACATCAGAGTATTCTTAACTGGCACCACGCCGGTGAAACCTCCCCTacctttcttcttttgattATAGGTATCGAAGCTCGTCCATTGACACTGGCAAAGTCAATCTTTGGCTTCATCACTTTGACTACGTTTTGTGGGAAACACGTTGTTTATGAGTTGATTCATTCTCAAGCCATCTTGCTCCTATCGATAAAGCTCCTGTCGCTTGATGGACTCCACACTAGCACCACCTCCAAATCTTGTGATGATGGCTCAACAGATTTAGGCTCTGATAGCAATGTGCAAGAGCTAATGAAGTAGAACGCGAAGAGTTGAAGTGCCGAGCCCGTCCAGAAGGTAGTAATGCTTTGTACCACTAACATAGCCGTAGCAGACATGATGAGGAAGCAAGCAGCCCTGGAAACAGCAAGGGAAAGGATACAACAAAAGACACCGGGCAGTCCATGCATGATAATGATCACTTGATGAAGAGCTTACGAAGGGAGCTTGACGAAGTGAAGAATGCCATGAAGGGGAAGACAATGATGAACCTTGATGGCATGCTCAAACGAACAGACTCACCTTTCACAGCCAGTGTTTTGGAATGCCCTCTGCCTCCAAAGTTTCTTTTTCCACAGCTAGAGTTCTATGATGGCACGAAGGACCCTCTTGACCATATAGGGGCCTTCAAGACTATCTTGAACCTCCAACAAACCTCGGACAAAGTTATCTGCAGATCTTTTCTTGTTACCCTCAGAGGGACTGCTAGGGTATGGTTTAGTAAGCTGCCAGTGTCTTTAATAGCAAATTTCGAAGAGCTTAGTGACTAATTTGTCTGCTATTTCAATGGGGGACAGCGTCACAAAAGGCCAACCTCTTACTTGCTAATAGTAAGGCAGTTGGAAGGGAAAAGCCTAAGGGATTATGTGAAATGTTTCAACAAGGCTATGTTGGAGATTGATGAAGCTGATGACCAGGTGATAATGACGACCTTCCAGGCCGGACTCAACAACCCTGATCTCGTCTTTTCGTTGGGGAAGACGCCGCCAACCTTTATGAAGAATCTCCTGTTTAAAGCTCAGAAGTACATAAGCGGTGAGGATGCCCTTACTGCGAAGGGGCTAacgagaaagcaaaagaaggaaGAACCTGGTGATTCTCATGGTAAGAAGAAGGATCCTAAAGACTCATATTCAGAGACTAAGGCCAGTAAGATCAGCTTTGATGCCCCGAAGAAGAAAATGAACTTCACCCCATTAGTAATGCCTTCAGATAAAATCCTGATGCAGATTAAGGACGAACCAGGGCTAAAATGGCCCAAGCCGTTAAGCACGTCTTCCAGGAAGCATGACCTGAAGAAATACTGTCGTTTTCACAAGGATCATGACCATTACACTGACGAATGTCGTGATTTGAAAGAACATATAGAAGAATTGATTCAACGGGGAAAACTCCAAAAGTTCATCAAGAGAGATCATAATCCTTGGGCGCGGACTGACGACAAGCCTCATGACGATGCCAAGGATGATGGACGGGATCATCCCAAGCAAGTCATGGGTGAAATACGAATGATAGCAGGAGGAACTGTATCAGGAGGGTCGTACAAGTCTTTGAAGAAGACTTATCATAGGCAAATCAACAACGTCCACATCAAGCATCCATCTCCAAAGTGTCGATGATCAGAGAGTGACGACATCATATTCTCTGAACGGGATGTGAGTGGGATTAAACAACCCCA
It encodes:
- the LOC142625514 gene encoding uncharacterized protein LOC142625514, whose amino-acid sequence is MHDNDHLMKSLRRELDEVKNAMKGKTMMNLDGMLKRTDSPFTASVLECPLPPKFLFPQLEFYDGTKDPLDHIGAFKTILNLQQTSDKVICRSFLVTLRGTARRHKRPTSYLLIVRQLEGKSLRDYVKCFNKAMLEIDEADDQVIMTTFQAGLNNPDLVFSLGKTPPTFMKNLLFKAQKYISGEDALTAKGLTRKQKKEEPGDSHGKKKDPKDSYSETKASKISFDAPKKKMNFTPLVMPSDKILMQIKDEPGLKWPKPLSTSSRKHDLKKYCRFHKDHDHYTDECRDLKEHIEELIQRGKLQKFIKRDHNPWARTDDKPHDDAKDDGRDHPKQVMGEIRMIAGGTVSGGSYKSLKKTYHRQINNVHIKHPSPKCR
- the LOC142625513 gene encoding uncharacterized protein LOC142625513, which translates into the protein MLEVGSVLMEAWRLRDTEDCSSRVHFNSSITPYKIMNILIWNCRGAMKPQFRKTVMDLVEWHSPIIMVITETRLSGARAEEIIETLPFEGAAMADTIGFAGGSWLLWRPDLVQVDVLAATEQEIHAIIRLSHADFPAIVREAWAGKDSDMDGAIKNFTSRAQRWNKEVFGNVFAKKKQLLARLLGTQRALANNPNNFLINLQDLLSKEYNLILQLEEEIWAMKSRTNWTIFGERNTAYFHMSTMTRRSKNRITSIQNDEGEWVHNVEEVKEIFISNFKKLYQTDQTTYPLNQPWESDWCGKLSEEEAINMAHMPSDLEI